A portion of the Bacillus thuringiensis genome contains these proteins:
- a CDS encoding quaternary amine ABC transporter ATP-binding protein, whose amino-acid sequence MDNTKVRVENVTKVFGKHPQKALSLLKEGKNKSEILKETGMNVGVKKATFEVYSGEIFVIMGLSGSGKSTLVRMLNQLIKPTAGHIYIDGEDIATMGKEELRRVRRTKMSMVFQKFALFPHRTVIQNVAYGLEIQGVPVEEREKKALESLQLVGLDHHKDNYPSQLSGGMQQRVGIARALTNNPDVLLMDESFSALDPLIRKEMQDELLELQDKMEKTIIFITHDLDEALRIGDRIALMKDGEIVQIGTPEEIMMSPANEFVEKFVADVNLGKVITAESILKRPETLLIDRGPRVALQIMRNAGVSTVYVVNKKYEFLGILTADDASKAVQKQWPIADLLLNDIPHVYLDTLLEETYAKMAEMKYPLPVIDEKKRLRGIIKRESVIQALAGNIEEEVKDDE is encoded by the coding sequence ATGGATAATACAAAGGTGCGTGTTGAAAACGTAACAAAAGTATTCGGGAAACATCCGCAAAAAGCCCTTTCCTTATTGAAAGAAGGAAAAAATAAATCGGAAATTTTAAAGGAGACAGGAATGAACGTTGGTGTGAAAAAAGCAACGTTTGAAGTATACTCTGGAGAAATTTTCGTTATTATGGGTTTGTCTGGTAGCGGGAAATCTACGCTAGTTCGTATGTTAAATCAATTGATTAAACCAACCGCAGGTCATATATACATAGATGGTGAAGACATCGCAACGATGGGAAAAGAAGAGTTACGGAGAGTAAGAAGAACGAAAATGAGTATGGTATTTCAGAAGTTCGCTCTATTTCCGCATCGTACGGTTATACAAAATGTTGCATATGGTTTAGAAATACAAGGAGTTCCGGTTGAAGAGCGAGAGAAAAAAGCGTTAGAATCGCTACAGTTAGTAGGACTCGATCATCATAAAGATAACTATCCAAGTCAACTTAGTGGTGGTATGCAGCAGCGCGTTGGAATCGCAAGGGCACTAACGAATAATCCAGATGTATTACTAATGGACGAGTCATTCAGTGCATTAGATCCACTTATTCGAAAAGAAATGCAAGATGAATTGTTAGAGTTACAAGATAAAATGGAAAAAACAATTATATTTATTACGCATGATTTAGATGAAGCGCTTCGAATTGGAGATCGTATCGCATTAATGAAAGATGGAGAAATTGTCCAAATTGGAACGCCAGAAGAAATTATGATGAGCCCCGCTAATGAATTTGTAGAAAAGTTTGTTGCGGACGTGAATTTAGGAAAAGTAATTACGGCGGAGTCTATTTTAAAACGACCAGAAACTTTATTAATTGATCGTGGGCCTCGTGTAGCCCTTCAAATTATGAGGAATGCTGGTGTTTCAACTGTATATGTTGTAAACAAAAAGTATGAGTTTTTAGGTATATTAACTGCGGATGATGCGAGTAAGGCAGTACAAAAACAGTGGCCGATTGCTGATTTATTACTTAATGATATTCCACATGTGTATTTAGATACTTTACTGGAAGAGACGTATGCAAAAATGGCGGAGATGAAATATCCGTTACCAGTAATCGATGAGAAGAAAAGGCTAAGAGGAATTATTAAACGTGAAAGTGTCATTCAAGCTCTTGCAGGAAACATTGAGGAAGAGGTGAAAGACGATGAATAG
- a CDS encoding glycine betaine ABC transporter substrate-binding protein, whose amino-acid sequence MRKKIWFICLALFITMIFTSCNATNANSKGKIKLGVTSWKENIATANMWKVLLEEKGYKVELMYLEKAAIWTGVARGDVDANLEVWLPVTDKPLNDRYKDDIVLKSKWYEGTGLGLVVPSYMKNINSIEDLNAHKDELDNKIVGIEPGSSLMNLTNKAMKEYDIKLKLVQSSEAAMMSELKKAYTKKKPIAVTLWNPHWGFSEFDLKYLKDPKKVYGEKDDIYYSVRKGFEKDHPDVIKYFDKWKMNDEQLGTLMVMLNKTKDPEEAARKWIKKNQALVDEWVKD is encoded by the coding sequence ATGCGAAAGAAAATTTGGTTTATATGCCTTGCATTATTTATTACTATGATTTTCACTTCATGTAATGCAACAAATGCAAATTCGAAAGGAAAAATTAAACTTGGTGTAACAAGTTGGAAAGAAAATATTGCAACTGCAAACATGTGGAAAGTTTTATTAGAAGAAAAAGGCTACAAAGTTGAGCTTATGTATTTAGAAAAAGCTGCAATTTGGACTGGTGTTGCTCGTGGTGATGTTGATGCGAATTTAGAAGTATGGCTACCTGTTACGGATAAGCCGCTAAACGATCGTTATAAAGATGATATTGTCTTAAAGTCAAAATGGTACGAAGGTACTGGACTTGGTCTAGTCGTACCTTCTTATATGAAAAACATAAACAGTATCGAAGATTTAAATGCTCATAAAGATGAACTAGATAATAAAATTGTCGGTATCGAACCCGGTAGTAGTCTTATGAATTTAACGAATAAAGCAATGAAAGAATATGATATAAAACTAAAACTTGTCCAATCCTCTGAAGCTGCGATGATGAGTGAACTAAAGAAAGCATATACAAAAAAGAAACCAATCGCTGTTACGCTTTGGAATCCGCATTGGGGTTTTTCAGAATTTGACTTGAAATATTTAAAAGACCCTAAGAAAGTATATGGTGAAAAAGATGACATTTATTACTCCGTTCGTAAAGGTTTCGAAAAAGATCACCCAGATGTTATAAAATACTTTGATAAATGGAAAATGAACGATGAACAGCTCGGTACGTTAATGGTCATGTTAAATAAAACAAAAGATCCTGAAGAAGCTGCGCGAAAATGGATTAAAAAAAATCAAGCATTAGTTGATGAATGGGTAAAGGATTAA
- the clpP gene encoding ATP-dependent Clp endopeptidase proteolytic subunit ClpP, translating to MNAIPYVVEQTKLGERSYDIYSRLLKDRIIIIGSEINDQVASSVVAQLLFLEAEDAEKDIFLYINSPGGSTTAGFAILDTMNLIKPDVQTLCMGFAASFGALLLLSGAKGKRFALPNSEIMIHQPLGGAQGQATEIEITAKRILKLKHDINKMIAEKTGQPIERVAHDTERDYFMTAEEAKAYGIVDDVVTKK from the coding sequence ATGAATGCAATTCCATATGTAGTAGAACAAACAAAATTAGGAGAACGTTCCTATGATATATATTCAAGGTTATTAAAAGACCGCATTATTATTATTGGTTCAGAAATTAATGATCAAGTAGCGAGTAGTGTCGTAGCTCAATTATTATTTTTAGAAGCAGAAGATGCAGAGAAAGATATATTCTTATACATCAATAGCCCCGGCGGTTCAACGACAGCAGGTTTTGCAATATTAGATACGATGAATTTAATTAAACCAGATGTGCAAACGCTGTGCATGGGCTTTGCGGCATCATTTGGTGCATTGCTATTATTATCTGGAGCAAAAGGAAAACGATTTGCGCTCCCTAACAGTGAAATTATGATTCATCAGCCGCTTGGTGGTGCACAAGGGCAAGCGACAGAAATTGAAATAACAGCAAAAAGAATATTAAAGTTAAAGCATGATATTAATAAAATGATTGCAGAAAAAACAGGCCAACCGATTGAAAGAGTAGCACATGATACAGAAAGAGATTATTTTATGACTGCAGAAGAAGCGAAGGCATATGGGATTGTAGATGATGTTGTTACGAAAAAATAA
- a CDS encoding RNA polymerase subunit sigma-70: MCTKVTHVLKNRIDMNHSNINFLIEQYGELKRYCTFLTKNKWDGEDLAQETVCKVLQKYRNKDICMTLVYKIARNRWLDQMKSKSVHEKIREQITFEEPHENIADLHEMVGKVLSSLNVQQSAILLLKDVFQYSIADIAKVCSVSEGAVKASLFRSRNRLKTVSEEGVEIVEFTDDMEVVVTSIREERPELLTKLLPSIDFTKLPSKQPVLLFNVKQPSSYSCMLCAA; this comes from the coding sequence AAAGAACCGTATCGATATGAATCATTCAAATATAAACTTTTTAATTGAACAATATGGAGAGTTAAAAAGATACTGTACTTTTTTAACGAAAAACAAATGGGATGGGGAAGATCTCGCCCAAGAAACAGTGTGTAAAGTGCTTCAAAAATATAGAAATAAAGATATTTGTATGACACTCGTCTATAAAATAGCAAGAAATCGTTGGTTAGATCAGATGAAGTCTAAGTCTGTTCATGAAAAAATCAGAGAACAAATCACTTTTGAAGAACCACATGAGAACATTGCAGATTTGCATGAAATGGTAGGGAAAGTATTGTCTTCATTAAATGTACAGCAATCCGCAATTTTATTATTAAAAGATGTTTTTCAATATAGTATCGCTGATATTGCTAAAGTGTGTTCTGTATCAGAAGGTGCAGTGAAAGCTTCTTTATTTCGGAGTAGAAATAGGCTGAAAACTGTAAGTGAAGAAGGGGTCGAGATAGTCGAATTCACAGATGATATGGAAGTTGTAGTAACGTCTATTCGAGAAGAGAGACCGGAATTATTAACGAAATTGCTTCCGTCAATAGATTTTACTAAGTTACCATCTAAACAGCCAGTCTTACTATTTAATGTGAAACAACCTTCTTCCTACAGTTGTATGCTTTGCGCAGCATAA